The Streptomyces aurantiacus genome includes a region encoding these proteins:
- a CDS encoding class I adenylate-forming enzyme family protein — protein sequence MDTLVQVLFDGHDDSLPYLTHQQETVTRGELRSRVAEQARVFAGFGIGPGSTVGLRTPPSFTQVEVLLALWRLGAQVLLFDFRLKPAEVSALGATCRPQFMVRAGSNVRAAFGFRSEYEVVTECHGTGRPATTGHRLVQFSSGSTGRPKVIGRTVGSLAAEVERFAAVPGMPGRGDRLLLLSSTAHSFGLIGGLLHSLAAGVSVVFAPRVSARDILRTAVGHRVTALFGVPMHYELLAAAIDPPALPDLRVAVSGGELMPPQVAARFAGLYGVPVGESYGTTESGVVAMDALGTLRPSVGRAVAGVVIRVNNGELDVALDQSPYLFDSGGTQYADGWLHTRDRATVDAAGAVRVRGRADSLVVIGGLKVDLTEVENVLLQHPAVEQAVLVHEGMTEAYVSLAAGDDRPSAEDLLRWCRERLADYKLPRVVRLLETLPRTSNGKLVRQAATLQAAATGGGT from the coding sequence ATGGACACTCTTGTCCAGGTGCTGTTCGACGGGCACGACGACAGTCTTCCCTATCTGACGCATCAACAGGAGACGGTCACGCGGGGGGAGTTACGCAGCCGGGTGGCCGAACAGGCCCGGGTGTTCGCGGGCTTCGGGATCGGTCCGGGCAGCACCGTGGGCCTGCGGACCCCGCCCAGCTTCACCCAGGTCGAGGTGCTGCTCGCGCTGTGGCGGCTCGGGGCCCAGGTGCTGCTCTTCGACTTCCGGCTCAAACCGGCCGAGGTGTCGGCGCTCGGCGCCACCTGCCGACCGCAGTTCATGGTCCGGGCCGGTTCCAACGTCCGGGCGGCGTTCGGCTTCCGCTCCGAGTACGAGGTCGTCACCGAGTGCCACGGAACCGGCAGACCGGCCACCACCGGACACCGGCTGGTCCAGTTCAGCTCGGGCTCCACGGGGCGGCCGAAAGTGATCGGCAGGACCGTCGGCTCCCTCGCCGCCGAGGTGGAGCGGTTCGCCGCGGTCCCCGGCATGCCGGGCCGGGGCGACCGGCTGCTGCTGCTCAGCTCGACGGCACACAGTTTCGGGCTGATCGGCGGCCTGCTGCACTCACTGGCGGCAGGAGTGTCCGTCGTCTTCGCGCCCCGTGTCTCCGCCCGCGACATCCTGAGGACCGCGGTCGGCCATCGCGTCACCGCCCTGTTCGGCGTGCCGATGCACTACGAACTGCTCGCCGCCGCCATCGATCCCCCCGCACTGCCCGACCTGCGGGTCGCGGTGTCGGGCGGTGAGCTGATGCCGCCGCAGGTCGCGGCTCGCTTCGCCGGCCTGTACGGCGTACCGGTCGGCGAGTCCTACGGGACCACCGAGTCAGGTGTGGTCGCCATGGACGCCCTCGGCACGCTGCGGCCCTCGGTCGGCCGGGCCGTGGCGGGCGTGGTGATACGGGTGAACAACGGCGAACTGGACGTCGCACTGGATCAGTCGCCCTACCTCTTCGACTCGGGCGGCACGCAGTACGCGGACGGCTGGCTGCACACCCGGGACCGGGCCACGGTGGACGCCGCGGGAGCGGTCCGGGTGCGCGGCCGCGCCGACTCCCTCGTCGTGATCGGCGGCCTCAAGGTGGACCTCACCGAGGTCGAGAACGTGCTCCTCCAGCATCCGGCGGTCGAGCAGGCCGTCCTGGTCCACGAGGGCATGACCGAGGCGTACGTGTCGCTGGCCGCCGGGGACGACCGGCCGTCGGCCGAGGACCTGCTGCGCTGGTGCCGCGAACGGTTGGCCGACTACAAGCTGCCGCGGGTGGTGCGACTGCTGGAGACGCTGCCCCGCACGTCCAACGGGAAGCTCGTGCGCCAGGCGGCGACCCTTCAGGCGGCAGCGACCGGCGGCGGTACGTAA
- a CDS encoding acyl carrier protein codes for MTTSTLEGEIREFVLSAVIDEMNILTSRDGITDESPLTVGGLDVDSLSLIELTLRLESRFGVEIPDTDIESLASLTLGGLVTEVVRRGAKA; via the coding sequence ATGACTACATCAACGCTGGAAGGCGAGATCCGCGAGTTCGTTCTGAGCGCGGTCATCGACGAGATGAACATCCTGACGAGCCGCGACGGCATCACCGACGAGAGCCCGCTGACCGTCGGCGGACTGGACGTGGACTCGCTGAGCCTGATCGAGCTCACCCTGCGACTGGAGTCGCGGTTCGGTGTGGAGATCCCCGACACCGACATCGAGTCCCTGGCCTCGCTGACCCTCGGCGGACTCGTCACCGAGGTCGTCCGACGCGGTGCGAAGGCATGA
- a CDS encoding acyl carrier protein: protein MSAKATPSDTDAVLSPLTTDAVRELLADRKIFPGVPETLGEDTELVLDSLGLVWLLHVVEERYGLVVEPSDEDIARLTSLRRLTGFLSAAAQDGRAERGAHDER from the coding sequence ATGAGCGCGAAAGCCACGCCGAGCGACACGGACGCGGTGCTGTCACCGCTGACCACCGACGCCGTCCGGGAGCTGCTGGCGGACCGCAAGATCTTCCCCGGAGTGCCCGAGACCCTCGGTGAGGACACCGAACTGGTACTGGACTCCCTCGGGTTGGTGTGGCTGCTGCATGTGGTGGAGGAGCGCTACGGCCTGGTCGTGGAGCCCAGCGACGAGGACATCGCCCGGCTCACCTCGCTGCGGCGGCTCACCGGCTTTCTGAGTGCCGCAGCCCAGGACGGCCGCGCGGAGAGGGGAGCGCATGATGAGCGGTGA
- a CDS encoding beta-ketoacyl-[acyl-carrier-protein] synthase family protein: MSGEVTVTGFGVRTAFGTGADALRHGVFTGTPSFAPTTRFDTGPYRTPMAAAAPDGPDAVEEWALRHALTRCGAEALDMAGLPPGTEAAVLLGVAGDHTSVTRHWRTVADSPSDKPVPDGSDGSDGSDGSDGSDGSDGGGSGGGREASGADAAPGARAHGETVRHATSGSGERAADAVPAHLAELLARRLGLNGPRLAFTNACVASSAAIIHACRLISSGRIHTAVCAGGYLVEEETFGKFDSGRALSRDGMVRPFSLDRSGLLLGDGVAAVVLESAEHARRRGARPLATVAGWGAATDAHHIAQPHPQGAGLARAARQAMSLAGDPEGTALGYVNAHGTGTKYNDGAETRGLRAAFPGRAEAIPVSSTKGTTGHLLEAAGIVEFVITMVALTDGLLPPTAGYGRPDPECDLDYVPNRPRTADLRRALTVNAAFGGANTAIVLERP; encoded by the coding sequence ATGAGCGGTGAGGTGACGGTGACCGGGTTCGGGGTGCGCACAGCCTTCGGCACCGGCGCCGACGCCCTGCGGCACGGCGTCTTCACGGGCACCCCGTCGTTCGCCCCCACCACGAGGTTCGACACGGGCCCGTACCGCACGCCGATGGCCGCCGCCGCTCCCGACGGGCCCGACGCGGTCGAGGAGTGGGCACTGCGCCACGCACTCACCCGGTGCGGGGCTGAGGCCCTCGACATGGCCGGCCTCCCACCGGGCACGGAGGCGGCGGTGCTGCTCGGCGTCGCCGGTGACCACACCAGCGTCACCCGTCATTGGCGAACCGTCGCCGACTCCCCATCCGACAAGCCTGTCCCGGACGGCTCGGACGGCTCGGACGGCTCGGACGGCTCGGACGGCTCGGACGGCTCGGACGGCGGGGGCAGCGGTGGCGGCCGTGAGGCGAGCGGTGCGGACGCCGCACCCGGAGCCCGCGCCCACGGGGAGACGGTCCGGCACGCCACGAGCGGATCGGGGGAGCGGGCAGCCGACGCGGTCCCCGCGCACCTCGCCGAGCTGCTGGCACGGCGACTCGGGCTGAACGGGCCGCGGCTCGCCTTCACCAACGCCTGCGTCGCCTCCTCCGCCGCGATCATCCACGCCTGCCGGCTGATCTCCTCCGGCCGGATCCACACGGCGGTGTGCGCCGGCGGATACCTCGTGGAGGAGGAGACCTTCGGCAAGTTCGACTCCGGCCGGGCACTCTCCCGAGACGGCATGGTGCGCCCCTTCAGCCTCGACCGCAGCGGACTGCTCCTCGGTGACGGCGTGGCCGCCGTCGTGCTGGAGTCCGCCGAGCACGCCCGGCGCCGCGGTGCCCGGCCGCTCGCGACCGTCGCGGGCTGGGGAGCGGCCACCGACGCGCACCACATCGCCCAGCCGCACCCGCAGGGCGCCGGCCTGGCCCGCGCCGCGCGGCAGGCGATGAGCCTCGCCGGAGATCCGGAAGGGACCGCTCTCGGCTACGTCAACGCCCACGGCACCGGCACGAAGTACAACGACGGCGCGGAGACCCGAGGGCTGCGGGCCGCCTTCCCCGGGCGGGCCGAGGCGATACCGGTCAGCTCCACCAAGGGCACCACCGGCCATCTCCTGGAGGCGGCGGGCATCGTGGAGTTCGTGATCACGATGGTGGCCCTGACGGACGGTCTGCTGCCGCCGACCGCCGGATACGGCCGGCCGGATCCGGAATGCGACCTGGACTACGTCCCCAACCGACCCCGCACGGCCGACCTGCGCCGGGCCCTCACGGTCAACGCCGCCTTCGGGGGCGCCAACACCGCAATCGTCCTGGAGCGCCCATGA
- a CDS encoding class I adenylate-forming enzyme family protein → MLISRQERARICSDTELGAGNVLQRLGAYGRPPDEPVLRTDGSWRAPDGSRPEVLTLGQLHEVVETYAGWYAAHGVRPRDPVAVHAHSSTEFAVNFLALTALGAIASFVNGDLPPRIAQQYVRGQGAVGAFTDREHRDVLAGPGSGLRFCVTAADIRPEHRAALPPSYPYRHDPSDPVLISHSSGTTGMPKGVPHTHRTLMYAQLHRLRYSTGTDMERTLVGLPGAHNAMVATLLYCLLLRTDIKLLSSRRGVDVLDAVEDFRPTTVLAFAGTFGEMAAQDLSGRDLSSVQVWFNTGDAAHEAHIRALVRHGNHVEIGRDLIRRRVEGSVFVDGLGSSEAGYSVFHNRHTKDTSAYARCVGRPISFAEAAVLAEDGTPLPPGRIGRLGLKSPTLTPGYWNDSLTWNRMRLGGYWLTGDLAQRDEEGNFYHLDRAPDAVRTREGILFSTRTEELLLREMPEVADCTVVGVAPEGVRADWDGDGQAEAYALLHLADENDAGRDSDEAWTGRVNAVLSGAGFPPVARALRMKPDDVAKGATGKVLKRVMRERFAAKEQA, encoded by the coding sequence ATGCTCATCAGTAGACAGGAGCGGGCACGGATCTGCTCCGACACCGAACTCGGCGCCGGCAACGTCCTGCAGCGCCTCGGGGCGTACGGCCGCCCGCCGGACGAACCCGTCCTGCGGACCGACGGCAGCTGGCGCGCACCGGACGGCAGCCGGCCCGAGGTGCTGACCCTGGGACAACTGCACGAGGTCGTCGAGACGTACGCGGGCTGGTACGCGGCCCATGGCGTGCGCCCCCGCGACCCGGTCGCCGTCCACGCGCACTCCAGTACGGAATTCGCGGTGAACTTCCTTGCGCTGACGGCCCTCGGTGCCATCGCGTCCTTCGTCAACGGCGACCTGCCGCCGCGGATCGCCCAGCAGTACGTACGCGGACAGGGCGCGGTCGGCGCCTTCACCGACCGGGAACACCGCGACGTGCTGGCGGGGCCCGGGTCCGGACTGCGCTTCTGCGTGACCGCCGCCGACATCCGGCCCGAACACCGCGCTGCGCTGCCACCGTCGTACCCCTACCGGCACGACCCCAGCGACCCGGTGCTCATCTCGCACTCCTCCGGCACCACCGGCATGCCCAAGGGCGTGCCGCACACCCACCGGACACTGATGTACGCGCAACTGCACCGGCTGCGCTACTCCACGGGCACCGACATGGAGCGCACCCTGGTGGGGCTGCCCGGCGCCCACAACGCCATGGTGGCGACGCTGCTCTACTGCCTGTTGCTGCGTACCGACATCAAACTGCTCTCCAGCCGCCGCGGCGTCGATGTGCTGGACGCCGTCGAGGACTTCCGGCCGACCACGGTGCTGGCCTTCGCCGGGACCTTCGGCGAGATGGCCGCCCAGGACCTGTCGGGCCGTGACCTGTCCAGCGTGCAGGTGTGGTTCAACACCGGGGACGCGGCGCACGAGGCACACATCCGGGCCCTGGTGCGGCACGGCAACCACGTGGAGATCGGCCGGGACCTGATCCGCAGACGGGTCGAGGGCTCGGTCTTCGTGGACGGGCTCGGTTCGTCGGAGGCCGGCTACTCGGTGTTCCACAACCGGCACACCAAGGACACCTCGGCCTACGCGCGCTGTGTCGGCAGACCGATCAGCTTCGCCGAGGCCGCCGTACTCGCCGAGGACGGCACCCCGCTGCCGCCCGGGCGGATCGGCCGCCTCGGCCTGAAGTCGCCGACGCTCACCCCCGGTTACTGGAACGACTCCCTGACCTGGAACCGGATGCGCCTGGGCGGCTACTGGCTCACCGGGGACCTCGCCCAGCGGGACGAGGAGGGCAACTTCTACCACCTCGACCGGGCGCCCGACGCCGTCCGCACCCGCGAGGGGATCCTGTTCAGCACCCGCACCGAGGAGCTGCTGCTGCGGGAGATGCCCGAAGTGGCCGACTGCACCGTCGTCGGGGTCGCCCCCGAGGGCGTACGGGCCGACTGGGACGGCGACGGACAGGCCGAGGCGTACGCGCTGCTCCACCTCGCGGACGAGAACGACGCCGGCCGTGACAGCGACGAGGCATGGACCGGCCGGGTCAACGCGGTCCTCTCCGGCGCCGGATTCCCCCCGGTGGCCCGCGCGCTGCGGATGAAGCCCGACGACGTGGCCAAGGGCGCGACCGGAAAGGTCCTCAAGCGAGTGATGCGCGAGCGGTTCGCGGCCAAGGAGCAGGCATGA
- a CDS encoding NAD-dependent epimerase/dehydratase family protein, translating into MRVLVAGATGVVGHPLVGALRERGHRVSALVREGSRDRAPEADEVVVADALDREALSAAVAAARPEVVVHQLTALRLLRDDPAGAFAQTARLRTEGTAHLVEAARTAGARRLVAQSIAFAAAPAGGPVLDEDAPLYTDAPDPGWAATVRAVAELERLVLGAPELAGVVLRYGTLYGAGTAYARTGGTAQRVRAGRFPLPEGGAGVTSFLHVEDAVAAAVPAVEADAAGVFHVTDDEPAPAAQWLPHYARTLGGPPPRTVPSDLAPRLLGWFTAHQLTAARGAANDRARTVLGWKPLRPTWRDGLGAE; encoded by the coding sequence GTGCGGGTGCTGGTCGCCGGAGCCACCGGAGTGGTCGGACATCCGCTGGTGGGCGCGCTGCGGGAGCGCGGTCACCGGGTGAGCGCGCTGGTGCGTGAGGGCTCCCGGGACCGGGCCCCGGAGGCCGACGAGGTCGTGGTCGCCGACGCACTCGACCGCGAGGCCCTGTCGGCGGCGGTGGCGGCGGCCCGGCCGGAGGTGGTCGTCCACCAGCTGACTGCGCTGCGGCTGCTGCGCGACGACCCGGCCGGTGCGTTCGCGCAGACCGCGCGACTGCGTACCGAGGGCACCGCACATCTCGTCGAGGCGGCCCGCACGGCCGGCGCGCGGCGGCTGGTCGCGCAGTCCATCGCCTTCGCCGCCGCCCCGGCCGGAGGGCCCGTCCTCGACGAGGACGCACCGCTGTACACGGACGCGCCGGACCCGGGCTGGGCCGCCACCGTACGGGCCGTCGCCGAGTTGGAGCGGCTCGTCCTGGGCGCCCCGGAGCTCGCGGGTGTGGTGCTGCGGTACGGCACGCTGTACGGCGCCGGGACCGCGTACGCCCGTACCGGCGGGACCGCTCAGCGGGTACGGGCAGGCCGCTTTCCTCTTCCCGAAGGCGGTGCCGGTGTCACCTCGTTCCTGCACGTGGAGGACGCCGTGGCGGCCGCTGTTCCGGCGGTCGAGGCGGATGCCGCGGGGGTGTTCCATGTGACGGACGACGAACCGGCCCCGGCCGCCCAGTGGCTGCCGCACTACGCCCGAACGCTGGGCGGGCCCCCTCCGCGGACGGTCCCGTCGGACCTCGCGCCGCGGCTGCTCGGCTGGTTCACGGCCCATCAGCTCACCGCGGCACGGGGCGCGGCCAACGACCGGGCCCGCACGGTGCTGGGCTGGAAGCCGCTGCGGCCTACCTGGCGCGACGGGCTGGGCGCCGAATGA